The Anas platyrhynchos isolate ZD024472 breed Pekin duck chromosome 3, IASCAAS_PekinDuck_T2T, whole genome shotgun sequence genome includes a window with the following:
- the LOC119714470 gene encoding coiled-coil domain-containing protein 138 isoform X2 — MDWISDQHLSKIEIQEEREGSEKPQCAKENYTLENCMKLLPMVTGQLQWMPFVDPKLHMSVIQFIYWSLRQIDTGSQDASMTATMERLAEVILKGAVQKGSMQKWTKKSTRSKPKPAHFFKSSSMPLRFLSTLVVLRTAKRMNYLTQAFRSLCVDLKTDEGKILFLQYRCVPIILSHLTISKKCLLFIALNALVEMAMNNDKK; from the exons ATGGACTGGATCTCAGACCAACACCttagcaaaatagaaatacaagaagagagagagggcagtgagaaacctcagtgtgctaaagaaaactacactctagaaaattgtatgaag cttttgcctATGGTCACTGGACAGCTCCAGTGGATGCCATTTGTGGATCCTAAACTACATATGTCTGTGATTCAATTTATCTACTGGTCTCTAAGGCAGATAGACACTGGTAGTCAG GATGCAAGCATGACAGCAACAATGGAGAGACTTGCAGAAGTTATTCTCAAAGGCGCAGTACAAAAGGGAAGCATGCAAAAATGGACTAAAAAGTCTACACGGAGTAAACCAAAAcctgcacatttctttaaaagctcctCTATGCCTTTGAGGTTTCTGTCAACTTTGGTTGTGCTTAGAACAGCAAAACGAA tGAATTACCTGACTCAGGCATTTCGTTCCCTTTGCGTGGACTTGAagacagatgaaggaaagatcttatttttgcaataccGATGTGTGCCTATCATACTAAGCCACTTAACTATATccaaaaaatgtctcctttttattgcacttaatGCATTAGTTGAGATGGCCATGAACAACGATAAAA AATGA
- the LOC119714470 gene encoding coiled-coil domain-containing protein 138 isoform X1, with the protein MDWISDQHLSKIEIQEEREGSEKPQCAKENYTLENCMKLLPMVTGQLQWMPFVDPKLHMSVIQFIYWSLRQIDTGSQDASMTATMERLAEVILKGAVQKGSMQKWTKKSTRSKPKPAHFFKSSSMPLRFLSTLVVLRTAKRMNYLTQAFRSLCVDLKTDEGKILFLQYRCVPIILSHLTISKKCLLFIALNALVEMAMNNDKSE; encoded by the exons ATGGACTGGATCTCAGACCAACACCttagcaaaatagaaatacaagaagagagagagggcagtgagaaacctcagtgtgctaaagaaaactacactctagaaaattgtatgaag cttttgcctATGGTCACTGGACAGCTCCAGTGGATGCCATTTGTGGATCCTAAACTACATATGTCTGTGATTCAATTTATCTACTGGTCTCTAAGGCAGATAGACACTGGTAGTCAG GATGCAAGCATGACAGCAACAATGGAGAGACTTGCAGAAGTTATTCTCAAAGGCGCAGTACAAAAGGGAAGCATGCAAAAATGGACTAAAAAGTCTACACGGAGTAAACCAAAAcctgcacatttctttaaaagctcctCTATGCCTTTGAGGTTTCTGTCAACTTTGGTTGTGCTTAGAACAGCAAAACGAA tGAATTACCTGACTCAGGCATTTCGTTCCCTTTGCGTGGACTTGAagacagatgaaggaaagatcttatttttgcaataccGATGTGTGCCTATCATACTAAGCCACTTAACTATATccaaaaaatgtctcctttttattgcacttaatGCATTAGTTGAGATGGCCATGAACAACGATAAAAGtgagtaa
- the LOC140002059 gene encoding peptidyl-prolyl cis-trans isomerase-like — protein sequence MLRRSKAEVERCVASVQASAASRREGGDVTNHDGTGGRSIYGDAFEEESFEVKHTGPGLLSMANRGRATNNSQFFTTLKTVEALDFKHVVFGFVTDGTDVVKKLESFGSPNGLVSGRVVITDCGQIENSGF from the exons ATGTTGAGGCGCAGCAAGGCCGAGGTGGAGCGCTGTGTCGCCTCCGTGCAGGCCTCTGCGGCTTCTCGGAGAGAG ggaggtGATGTAACTAACCATGATGGAACAGGTGGACGGTCAATTTATGGAGATGCATTTGAAGAAGAGAGCTTTGAAGTGAAGCACACGGGTCCTGGATTGCTGTCGATGGCAAATAGGGGTCGGGCTACGAATAACTCTCAGTTCTTCACAACACTCAAAACAGTAGAAGCCTTGGACTTTAAACAcgtggtgtttggttttgtgacaGATGGAACGGATGTTGTGAAAAAGCTCGAATCCTTTGGTTCTCCCAACGGGTTAGTAAGTGGAAGAGTTGTCATTACAGACTGTGGGCAAATAGAGAATTCTGGCTTTTGA